The Streptococcus mitis genome has a segment encoding these proteins:
- a CDS encoding ABC transporter ATP-binding protein, producing MEVINVSKHYAHSIILKDINFALNKGEIVGLVGRNGVGKSTLMKILVQNNQPTSGNIISSDNVGYLIEEPKLFLSKTGLENLKYLSNLYGVDYNKERFGSLIQELDLTQSINKKVKTYSLGTKQKLALLLTLVTEPDILILDEPTNGLDIESSQIVLAVLKNLALHENVGILISSHKLEDIEEICERVLFLENGLLTFQKVGKDRHNCLFEIAFSSATDKDIFLTKQEFGDIVQEEGLKITMSGNIQSSELFKFFNENSIKVVDFETKKETLKDIYLNRSK from the coding sequence AGGGTGAAATTGTTGGTCTAGTAGGGAGAAACGGAGTTGGCAAGAGTACATTGATGAAAATTCTTGTTCAGAATAATCAACCGACTTCAGGGAATATTATAAGTAGTGATAATGTTGGGTATTTAATCGAAGAACCAAAATTATTTTTATCTAAAACAGGTTTAGAGAATTTAAAATATTTGTCAAATTTATATGGTGTTGACTACAATAAAGAAAGATTTGGAAGTTTGATCCAAGAGTTAGATTTGACTCAGTCTATTAATAAAAAAGTAAAGACCTATTCTTTAGGTACAAAACAAAAATTAGCTTTGCTTCTAACTCTCGTTACGGAACCTGATATATTGATTTTAGATGAACCGACTAATGGTTTAGATATTGAATCATCACAAATAGTTTTAGCAGTTCTAAAAAACTTAGCTTTACATGAAAATGTGGGAATTTTAATATCGAGTCATAAATTAGAAGATATTGAAGAAATTTGTGAGAGGGTCCTTTTCTTGGAGAACGGGCTTTTGACATTCCAAAAAGTAGGAAAAGATAGACATAATTGCTTGTTTGAGATAGCTTTTTCATCAGCTACAGATAAAGACATTTTCCTTACCAAACAAGAATTTGGGGATATTGTTCAGGAAGAGGGACTGAAAATTACTATGTCTGGGAATATTCAAAGTAGTGAGCTTTTTAAATTTTTTAACGAAAACTCTATTAAAGTAGTTGATTTTGAAACTAAAAAAGAGACGCTTAAAGATATTTATCTAAATCGTTCAAAATAA
- a CDS encoding ABC transporter permease, with protein sequence MKLNKLNFLKENIRDLYSSGVIYLGLIISFIPPILVTFFILKTQGTSLGIKHISNFYAMLGMLMAVIHANRIISRDFSNNTISLFYNQKKNRMIYVLSNFLYAISVSIIYALNGIVLLVIVCKLGVPGDLGLDFIVAIVVNTILLVLFYFLLSYIFYLYKLKSGLIFGILVALLLFIPNILNTIMMNTSNDLFIKAIELLPFYSLPVFVASNTMSISQYLVVITTIILLYFFTLKKSKKYSF encoded by the coding sequence ATGAAATTAAATAAATTGAATTTTCTTAAGGAAAATATAAGAGATTTATATTCATCAGGCGTAATATATCTCGGATTGATTATCTCGTTTATACCGCCGATACTGGTTACATTCTTTATTCTAAAGACTCAAGGGACATCACTTGGTATTAAGCATATTTCAAATTTTTATGCTATGCTCGGTATGTTAATGGCTGTTATACATGCTAACCGAATTATTAGCAGGGATTTTTCTAACAATACGATCAGTTTATTTTATAATCAAAAGAAAAATCGGATGATTTACGTCTTGTCTAATTTTCTATATGCCATCTCAGTTTCTATTATTTATGCTTTGAATGGCATTGTGCTACTAGTCATCGTATGTAAATTGGGTGTTCCAGGTGATTTAGGATTAGATTTTATAGTAGCTATTGTAGTCAATACAATTTTGTTAGTCCTATTTTATTTTCTATTATCTTACATTTTCTATTTATACAAATTGAAAAGTGGCTTGATATTTGGTATTTTAGTTGCTTTACTACTCTTTATCCCTAATATATTAAATACGATTATGATGAATACTAGTAATGATTTGTTTATCAAAGCAATTGAACTTCTTCCTTTTTATTCTTTACCTGTATTTGTGGCTTCAAATACGATGTCTATTAGTCAGTATCTTGTGGTAATCACTACAATCATTTTATTGTACTTTTTCACTCTCAAGAAAAGCAAGAAGTATTCATTTTAG
- a CDS encoding helix-turn-helix transcriptional regulator, translating into MAKNLKLKLARVELDLTQGQLAEAVGVTRQTIGLIEAGKYNPSLSLCQSICRCLGKTLDQLFWEEEDGN; encoded by the coding sequence GTGGCTAAAAATTTAAAATTAAAATTAGCTCGTGTAGAGCTTGATTTAACACAAGGTCAACTGGCAGAGGCTGTTGGTGTGACGCGCCAGACTATTGGTTTGATAGAGGCGGGGAAATACAATCCCAGTCTCTCACTCTGCCAGTCGATTTGCAGATGTTTAGGGAAAACCCTAGACCAACTATTTTGGGAGGAAGAAGATGGTAACTAA
- a CDS encoding DUF6773 family protein yields MVTKFIHYQLLDEREEQLINKAGAESFTLFIGLVLLSYLVAVLAPSLFNPNFLVYTLIVGILFFFNRARYLGVTYYSRFHFTILGCFFLTLAITTLLMLQNYQFNIDIYQHNPLNPKYLSAWAITYVIYLPWVFIGNLGLKSYGEWAQKKFEQDMDELESGE; encoded by the coding sequence ATGGTAACTAAATTCATTCATTATCAATTACTTGACGAAAGAGAAGAACAACTAATCAATAAAGCTGGGGCGGAATCCTTTACCCTCTTCATTGGACTGGTGCTTCTAAGCTATTTGGTGGCTGTATTGGCTCCATCTCTTTTTAATCCGAATTTTCTAGTCTATACTCTGATAGTAGGAATTCTCTTCTTTTTCAATCGTGCTCGTTATCTGGGAGTGACCTATTATAGTCGTTTTCATTTTACGATTTTGGGTTGTTTTTTCCTAACCTTGGCGATTACAACTCTCTTGATGTTGCAGAATTATCAATTCAATATAGACATTTATCAGCACAATCCTTTGAATCCTAAATACCTGTCCGCTTGGGCTATTACTTATGTCATTTACCTTCCTTGGGTCTTTATTGGCAATCTCGGTTTGAAGAGTTATGGAGAATGGGCTCAGAAAAAGTTTGAACAAGACATGGATGAACTGGAGAGTGGAGAATAG
- a CDS encoding nicotinate phosphoribosyltransferase: MYPDDSLTLHTDLYQINMMQVYFDQEIHNKKAVFEVYFRQQPFKNGYAIFAGLERIVSYLEDLRFSDSDIAYLESLGYHGAFLDYLRNFKLELTVRSAQEGDLVFANEPIVQVEGPLAQCQLVETALLNIVNYQTLVATKAARIRSVIEDEPLMEFGTRRAQEMDAAIWGTRAAVIGGANGTSNVRAGKLFDIPVLGTHAHALVQVYGNDYEAFKAYAATHKNCVFLVDTYDTLRIGVPAAIQVARELGDQINFMGVRIDSGDIAYISKKVRQQLDEAGFTEAKIYASNDLDENTILNLKMQKAKIDVWGVGTKLITAYDQPALGAVYKIVAIEDENGNMRNTIKLSNNAEKVSTPGKKQVWRITSREKGKSEGDYITYDGVDVSDMTEIKMFHPTYTYIKKTVRNFDAVPLLVDIFKDGKLIYNLPSLTEIQDYARKEFDKLWDEYKRVLNPQHYPVDLARDVWQDKMDLIDKMRKEALGEGEEE; encoded by the coding sequence ATGTATCCAGATGATAGTTTGACATTGCACACGGACTTGTACCAGATTAACATGATGCAGGTTTACTTTGACCAAGAAATTCACAATAAAAAGGCGGTTTTTGAGGTTTATTTCCGCCAACAGCCTTTTAAGAACGGCTATGCAATTTTTGCAGGTTTGGAAAGAATTGTGAGTTATCTTGAAGACCTGCGTTTTTCAGATAGTGATATTGCCTATTTGGAATCACTAGGCTATCATGGGGCATTCTTGGACTATCTCCGCAATTTCAAGTTGGAGTTGACTGTTCGTTCTGCCCAAGAAGGGGACTTGGTCTTTGCAAATGAACCGATTGTACAGGTGGAAGGCCCTCTAGCCCAATGTCAGTTGGTTGAAACAGCTCTTTTGAACATCGTCAACTACCAGACCTTGGTGGCGACTAAGGCAGCTCGTATTCGCTCGGTTATTGAAGATGAACCCTTGATGGAGTTTGGGACACGTCGGGCTCAAGAAATGGATGCAGCTATCTGGGGAACACGCGCAGCGGTGATTGGTGGCGCCAATGGAACTAGCAACGTGCGTGCTGGTAAACTCTTTGACATTCCTGTCTTGGGGACCCATGCCCATGCCTTGGTGCAGGTTTATGGCAATGACTATGAAGCCTTCAAGGCTTACGCTGCGACCCACAAAAATTGTGTCTTTCTTGTGGATACCTATGATACTCTTCGCATTGGGGTACCCGCTGCCATTCAGGTGGCGCGTGAGCTGGGTGACCAGATTAACTTTATGGGTGTGCGGATTGATTCTGGGGATATTGCCTACATTTCCAAGAAAGTCCGTCAGCAACTGGACGAGGCTGGATTTACAGAGGCTAAGATTTATGCTTCAAATGACCTAGATGAAAATACCATCCTCAACCTCAAGATGCAAAAGGCCAAGATTGATGTCTGGGGTGTGGGAACTAAGCTGATTACAGCCTATGACCAGCCAGCTCTTGGGGCTGTTTACAAGATTGTTGCGATTGAAGATGAAAATGGGAACATGCGCAATACCATCAAATTGTCAAACAATGCGGAAAAAGTATCAACACCTGGTAAGAAGCAGGTGTGGCGCATTACCAGTCGTGAAAAAGGCAAGTCAGAAGGCGACTACATCACATATGACGGTGTGGATGTGAGCGACATGACAGAAATCAAGATGTTCCATCCGACTTATACCTACATCAAGAAGACCGTTCGTAATTTTGATGCCGTTCCTCTCTTGGTGGATATCTTCAAAGACGGAAAATTGATTTACAACCTGCCTAGCTTGACTGAGATTCAGGATTATGCTCGTAAGGAATTTGACAAGCTTTGGGATGAATACAAGCGTGTGCTCAATCCGCAGCATTATCCAGTGGATTTGGCGCGTGATGTATGGCAGGATAAGATGGACTTGATTGACAAAATGCGCAAGGAAGCCCTTGGTGAAGGAGAAGAAGAATGA
- the nadE gene encoding ammonia-dependent NAD(+) synthetase produces MSLQETIIQELGVKPVIDAQGEIRRSIDFLKRYLKKHPFLKTFVLGISGGQDSTLAGRLAQLAMEELRAETGDDSYKFIAVRLPYGVQADEADAQKALAFIQPDVSLVVNIKESVDAMTAAVEATGSPVSDFNKGNIKARCRMIAQYALAGAHSGAVIGTDHAAENITGFFTKFGDGGADILPLYRLNKRQGKQLLMALGADPALYEKIPTADLEEDKPGLADEVALGVTYEEIDDYLEGKTISPEAQATIENWWHKGQHKRHLPITVFDDFWE; encoded by the coding sequence ATGAGTTTGCAAGAAACGATTATCCAAGAACTTGGCGTGAAACCAGTCATTGATGCCCAGGGAGAAATCCGTCGTTCTATTGATTTCTTAAAAAGATACCTGAAAAAACATCCCTTTCTAAAAACCTTTGTACTAGGGATTTCTGGGGGACAAGACTCAACCTTAGCAGGTCGATTGGCCCAATTAGCTATGGAAGAACTGCGAGCAGAGACTGGTGACGATAGTTACAAATTTATTGCTGTCCGCCTGCCTTATGGAGTGCAAGCTGATGAAGCCGATGCTCAAAAAGCCCTTGCCTTCATCCAGCCAGATGTCAGTTTGGTAGTTAATATCAAGGAATCAGTAGATGCTATGACAGCTGCAGTTGAAGCGACAGGTAGTCCTGTTTCAGACTTTAACAAAGGCAATATCAAGGCACGTTGCCGTATGATTGCTCAGTATGCCCTTGCTGGTGCTCATAGCGGAGCGGTCATTGGAACAGACCACGCTGCGGAAAATATCACAGGTTTCTTTACCAAGTTTGGTGACGGTGGTGCAGATATTCTCCCTCTTTACCGCCTTAATAAACGTCAAGGAAAGCAATTATTGATGGCATTAGGAGCGGATCCAGCCCTTTATGAAAAAATCCCAACAGCAGACCTCGAAGAAGACAAACCAGGTCTAGCTGACGAAGTAGCCCTCGGGGTCACTTATGAAGAGATTGACGACTACCTAGAAGGCAAAACAATCAGCCCAGAAGCCCAAGCAACTATCGAAAACTGGTGGCACAAAGGCCAACACAAACGCCACCTACCCATCACCGTATTTGATGATTTTTGGGAGTAA
- a CDS encoding GNAT family N-acetyltransferase, whose product MKAIGTQKLQTERLILRRFVESDAEAMFQNWASSAENLTYVTWDPHPDVEVTRNSIRNWVASYTNPNYYKWAICLKENPEQVIGDISIIEMHEEDLSCEIGYVLGKNFWGRGMMTEALKAVLDFCFTQAGFQKVRARYASLNPASGRVMEKAGMSYLKTITNGVERKGYLADLIYYQISREE is encoded by the coding sequence ATGAAAGCAATCGGTACGCAAAAGTTACAGACAGAACGTTTGATTTTGAGAAGATTTGTGGAGAGTGATGCGGAAGCCATGTTTCAAAATTGGGCTTCATCTGCTGAGAATCTGACCTATGTCACCTGGGATCCTCATCCTGATGTTGAGGTGACTCGGAACTCGATTCGAAATTGGGTTGCATCCTATACTAATCCCAACTATTACAAATGGGCCATTTGTCTCAAAGAAAATCCTGAGCAAGTGATAGGAGATATCAGTATCATTGAAATGCACGAGGAAGATTTAAGTTGTGAAATTGGGTATGTTTTAGGAAAAAACTTTTGGGGCCGAGGTATGATGACGGAGGCCTTGAAAGCTGTGCTAGACTTCTGTTTTACTCAAGCAGGTTTTCAAAAGGTCAGAGCACGATATGCCAGTCTCAACCCAGCTTCAGGTCGTGTCATGGAGAAGGCTGGAATGTCCTATCTAAAAACCATTACTAATGGTGTTGAGAGAAAAGGCTACCTTGCGGACCTTATTTATTATCAGATAAGTAGGGAAGAGTAG
- the ccdA2 gene encoding thiol-disulfide oxidoreductase-associated membrane protein CcdA2, with protein MDNIIFFISVFLAGILSFFSPCILPLLPVYAGVLLDDKDGAQVSSGKFSISIVSLLRTLAFIAGISFIFILLGYGAGFLGDLLYASWFQYVTGAVIILLGLHQMEVLHFQGLYKERRLQLKREGQKSNGYSQAFLLGLTFSFAWTPCVGPVLGSVLALAASGGSGAWQGAGLMLIYTLGLALPFLVLALASSYVLKHFRKLHPYLGTLKKVGGFLIIVMGILVLLGNASILTSLFE; from the coding sequence ATGGATAATATTATCTTTTTTATCAGTGTTTTTCTTGCTGGAATTCTTTCCTTCTTTTCTCCTTGTATCTTACCCTTGTTACCGGTCTATGCAGGGGTCTTGTTGGATGATAAAGATGGTGCTCAGGTTTCTAGTGGCAAATTTTCAATCTCAATTGTTAGTTTATTGAGAACTCTAGCTTTCATAGCGGGGATCTCCTTTATCTTTATCTTACTGGGTTATGGAGCTGGCTTTTTAGGAGACCTTTTGTATGCTTCTTGGTTTCAGTATGTGACGGGTGCCGTTATCATTCTCTTGGGCTTACACCAGATGGAAGTCTTACATTTTCAGGGACTCTACAAGGAAAGAAGGCTACAATTAAAGAGAGAAGGGCAAAAGAGTAACGGCTATAGTCAGGCATTTTTACTGGGATTGACCTTTAGTTTTGCTTGGACGCCATGTGTGGGACCGGTTCTGGGCTCTGTTTTAGCCTTGGCTGCTTCAGGTGGTTCAGGTGCTTGGCAGGGAGCTGGTCTCATGTTAATCTATACGCTGGGTCTAGCGCTACCATTTTTGGTTCTAGCTCTTGCCTCCAGCTATGTTTTGAAACATTTCCGAAAACTCCATCCTTATCTAGGAACCCTCAAAAAAGTGGGTGGTTTCCTCATTATCGTGATGGGAATCTTGGTGCTTTTGGGAAATGCTTCTATTTTGACAAGTTTATTTGAATAG
- a CDS encoding redoxin family protein, with product MKKWQTCLLGVGSICCLAACSAKNMSDESTMKEQTKTEQVSSQTATKGQAVADFELTGVDGKTYRLSDYKGKKVYLKFWASWCSICLASLPDTDEIAKDAGDDYVVLTVVSPGHKGEQAEADFKNWYKGLDYKNFPVLIDPSGKLLESYGVRSYPTQAFIDKEGKLVKTQPGFMDKDMILKTLKEMG from the coding sequence ATGAAAAAATGGCAAACATGTCTCCTTGGAGTCGGATCAATCTGTTGCTTGGCAGCTTGTTCGGCTAAAAATATGTCAGATGAATCTACTATGAAGGAGCAAACAAAAACAGAACAAGTCAGTTCGCAAACTGCCACCAAGGGTCAGGCGGTTGCTGATTTTGAATTGACAGGAGTAGATGGCAAGACCTACCGCTTGTCTGATTACAAGGGCAAGAAAGTCTATCTCAAATTCTGGGCTTCTTGGTGTTCCATCTGTCTGGCCAGTCTTCCAGATACGGATGAAATCGCTAAGGATGCTGGTGATGACTATGTAGTTTTGACAGTGGTCTCTCCTGGACACAAGGGGGAACAAGCTGAAGCAGACTTTAAGAATTGGTACAAGGGTTTGGATTATAAAAATTTCCCAGTTCTAATTGACCCATCAGGCAAACTTTTAGAAAGTTATGGTGTTCGTTCTTACCCAACTCAAGCCTTTATAGACAAGGAAGGCAAGCTGGTCAAAACGCAACCAGGTTTTATGGATAAGGATATGATTTTAAAAACATTGAAAGAAATGGGGTAG
- the msrB gene encoding peptide-methionine (R)-S-oxide reductase MsrB, with protein sequence MNDKVKLFVLAGIFVLAISGFYFLLMRNAGQTDSSQIEKASVSQGGKTVKKTEVSKDADLHEIYLAGGCFWGVEEYFSRVPGVTDAVSGYANGRGETTKYELINQTGHAETVHVTYDAKQISLKEILLHYFRIINPTSKNKQGNDVGTQYRTGVYYTDDKDLEVINQVFDEVAKKYDQPLAVEKESLQNFVVAEDYHQDYLKKNPNGYCHINVNQAAYPVIDASKYPKPSDDELKKTLSPEEYAVTQKNQTERAFSNRYWDKFESGIYVDVATGEPLFSSKDKFESGCGWPSFTQPISPDVATYKEDKSYNMTRMEVRSRVGDSHLGHVFTDGPQDKGGLRYCINSLSIRFIPKDQMEEKGYAYLLDYVD encoded by the coding sequence ATGAATGATAAAGTAAAATTGTTTGTCTTGGCAGGAATTTTTGTTCTAGCTATAAGTGGTTTCTATTTTCTATTGATGCGAAATGCAGGGCAGACAGATAGCTCGCAAATTGAGAAAGCATCAGTTAGCCAAGGAGGAAAAACAGTGAAAAAAACAGAAGTTAGCAAAGACGCAGACTTGCACGAAATTTATCTGGCTGGAGGTTGTTTCTGGGGAGTGGAGGAATATTTCTCACGCGTTCCCGGTGTGACAGATGCCGTATCAGGTTATGCGAATGGTAGAGGGGAAACAACCAAGTACGAATTGATTAACCAAACAGGTCATGCGGAGACTGTCCATGTTACTTATGATGCCAAGCAAATTTCCCTCAAGGAAATCTTGCTTCATTACTTCCGAATTATCAATCCAACCAGCAAAAATAAACAAGGAAATGATGTGGGTACCCAGTATCGTACCGGTGTTTATTATACAGATGATAAGGATTTAGAGGTGATTAACCAAGTCTTTGATGAGGTGGCTAAGAAATACGACCAACCTCTAGCAGTTGAAAAGGAGAGTCTGCAGAATTTTGTAGTGGCTGAGGATTACCACCAAGACTATCTCAAGAAAAATCCAAATGGCTACTGCCATATCAATGTCAATCAGGCGGCCTACCCCGTCATTGATGCCAGCAAATATCCAAAACCAAGTGATGATGAATTGAAAAAGACCCTGTCACCTGAGGAGTATGCAGTCACCCAGAAAAATCAAACAGAACGAGCTTTCTCAAACCGTTACTGGGATAAATTTGAATCTGGTATATATGTGGATGTAGCAACTGGCGAACCCCTCTTTTCATCAAAGGATAAGTTTGAGTCTGGTTGTGGCTGGCCTAGTTTTACCCAACCAATCAGTCCAGATGTTGCTACCTACAAAGAAGATAAGTCTTACAATATGACACGCATGGAAGTTCGGAGCCGAGTTGGAGATTCTCACCTTGGCCATGTCTTTACGGATGGACCACAGGACAAGGGTGGCTTGCGCTACTGTATTAATAGTCTCTCTATCCGCTTTATTCCCAAAGATCAAATGGAAGAAAAAGGTTATGCTTATTTACTAGATTATGTTGATTAA